Proteins encoded by one window of Dermochelys coriacea isolate rDerCor1 chromosome 13, rDerCor1.pri.v4, whole genome shotgun sequence:
- the MATN4 gene encoding matrilin-4, with product MMKLLLAVPLLLLILTTLEARPKPAAVKCKTGPLDIVFVIDSSRSMRPFEFETMRRFLIDIIQNLEVGPNATRVGVIQYSSQVQNIFSLKTFFKRADMEKAINSIVPLAQGTMTGLAIQYAMNLAFTVQEGARPLHKKIPRVAVIVTDGRPQDRVMEVAAQARDAGIEIYAVGVQRADMNSLRAMASHPLEEHVFLVESFDLIQQFGKQFQDKLCGVDMCTEMDHGCQHTCVSIPGSFYCECNPGYKLNTDGKTCSSTDACADGKHGCEHQCVSSRGSYACRCRTGYDLNQNKKTCTMINYCNFGNHSCQHKCVSILNGYYCRCNDGFTLQADGKACQASDICNGIDHGCEFKCVSTPGSYHCICPEGQQLHADGKTCNKCKSGHVDLVLVIDGSKSVRPQNFELVKQFVNQIVDFLDVSPHGTRVGLVQYSSRVRTEFPLNQYKMAEDIKKAVLKVEYMEKGTMTGLALKHMLEHSFSEAEGARPLSQNIPRIGLVFTDGRSQDDISEWARKAKESGITMFAVGVGKAVEEELREIASEPVEQHFSYSADFSTMTHIVDNLKVNICPEEGKGETEIRSPCECEALVQFQSNTMAILENLTEKLAQMTARLEDLENQIANKK from the exons cgGTGAAATGTAAGACCGGACCCTTGGACATTGTGTTTGTGATCGACAGCTCACGCAGCATGCGCCCCTTCGAGTTTGAGACCATGCGGCGGTTCCTGATCGACATCATCCAGAATCTGGAGGTGGGGCCCAACGCCACACGGGTAGGGGTGATCCAGTACTCGAGCCAGGTGCAGAACATCTTCTCCCTCAAGACCTTCTTCAAGCGGGCTGACATGGAGAAGGCCATCAACAGCATTGTACCACTGGCCCAGGGCACCATGACAGGGCTAGCCATCCAGTATGCCATGAACTTAGCCTTCACCGTCCAGGAAGGAGCGCGCCCGCTGCACAAGAAGATCCCCCGTGTGGCCGTCATCGTGACAGACGGGCGGCCCCAGGACCGTGTGATGGAGGTGGCGGCCCAGGCACGGGATGCTGGCATTGAGATCTACGCCGTGGGTGTCCAAAGGGCAGACATGAACTCCTTGCGGGCCATGGCCTCCCACCCCCTGGAGGAGCATGTCTTCCTGGTGGAGTCTTTCGATCTCATCCAGCAGTTTGGCAAACAGTTCCAGGACAAGCTATGTG GTGTGGATATGTGCACAGAGATGGACCACGGCTGCCAGCACACATGTGTCAGTATCCCAGGCTCCTTCTATTGTGAATGTAACCCTGGATACAAGCTCAACACAGATGGAAAGACATGTTCCT ccactgATGCCTGCGCTGATGGGAAGCATGGCTGTGAGCACCAGTGTGTCAGCTCCCGAGGGTCCTATGCCTGCCGCTGCCGGACAGGTTACGATCTcaaccagaacaaaaagacctGTACCA tgattaattactgcAACTTTGGAAACCACAGCTGCCAGCACAAGTGCGTGAGCATCCTGAATGGATATTATTGCCGCTGTAACGATGGCTTCACTCTGCAGGCTGACGGCAAGGCGTGCCAGG CCAGTGACATTTGCAATGGGATAGATCATGGCTGTGAGTTTAAATGTGTCAGCACCCCTGGCTCTTACCACTGCATTTGCCCAGAGGGACAGCAGCTCCATGCTGATGGAAAGACATGCAATA AGTGCAAGAGCGGCCATGTCGACCTGGTGCTGGTGATTGATGGCTCCAAGAGTGTCCGGCCTCAGAACTTTGAGCTGGTGAAGCAGTTTGTGAACCAGATTGTGGATTTCCTGGATGTGTCACCCCACGGCACGCGGGTGGGGCTGGTCCAGTATTCCAGCCGTGTGCGCACCGAGTTCCCACTCAACCAGTACAAGATGGCAGAAGACATCAAGAAGGCAGTGTTGAAGGTGGAGTATATGGAGAAGGGCACCATGACCGGCCTGGCCCTCAAGCACATGCTAGAGCACAGCTTCTCAGAGGCCGAAGGTGCCAGGCCCCTCTCCCAGAACATTCCCAGAATTGGGCTGGTCTTCACCGATGGGCGCTCTCAGGATGATATCTCCGAATGGGCCAGGAAAGCAAAGGAATCAG GGATCACCATGTTCGCAGTTGGGGTTGGAAAAGCTGTTGAAGAGGAGCTGAGAGAAATTGCCTCTGAGCCGGTGGAACAACATTTCTCGTACTCCGCGGATTTTAGCACCATGACTCATATAGTTGACAACCTCAAAGTTAACATCTGCCCAG AGGAGGGCAAAGGGGAGACTGAGATCCGGAGCCCGTGTGAGTGTGAGGCCCTTGTGCAGTTCCAGTCAAACACCATGGCCATCCTGGAAAACCTGACAGAGAAAC TCGCTCAGATGACGGCCCGACTCGAAGACTTGGAAAACCAGATCGCCAACAAGAAATGA